The following nucleotide sequence is from Petrotoga sp. 9PW.55.5.1.
ATGTATTTACGAAATTTGACTGGTGGATGTTTTCAAAGCTTGACCAAACGCTAGACGAAGTATTTATCCCTTATTACAATCCAAAGGAAAATAAAATCTCAAAGTTCAAACCGGATTTTATATTTTGGATGCAAAAAGACAATCAATATTTAATTTTATTTGTTGATCCAAAAGGAACAGAACACGCAGATGGATATAGAAAAATTGACGGGTATTCAAGTATATTTGAATATGGCGCACAAAAGCAAAGTAGAGATTTTTCGTACAACGGATTTGTCATAAACACAAAACTATTGCTCAAACCGAGGCGAGGGATAGCCGATGTTTTGGAAAATTACAGAAAATACTGGTTTGACAATTTTGATGATTTTGCAAGCAAAATCAGTTAGTTTGAAATGGAGATTGTTCCCAAAGGGTAGAATGCCAATATCTGAATTATAGCCATATGTGGTAACAACCCGAACAAACCATACCAATTGGCAATATGGACGTTCAAATTTAACGATTTATGGTCTAGGTATGCATTTTATCAATAGATGGCACTAATACCAATTAAAAAAATGCTGGAAATTAATTCCAGCATTTTTTATTATTTTACAGTTTCTCTCATTCCTGCTTTTATTGCCTTTTTATTAATTTCAAGCAATTTACTTTTTTTGCCATATAACTTTTCTTCTAAAGCTTTTTCTATAGCTTGTAAACTCACACATTTTGTAGCTTTTATGTAAGCTCCCAACATAACCATATTTAATACCTTTAAATTACCTAATTCTTCTGCAATTTCATTGGCAGGAACTTTAATAATATTTATATCTTTTCTTTCTGGTTTTCTATCGATTACCGAAGAGTTTAATAATAAATATCCACCTTCTTTTAAAGTTTTTTCAAACTTTATCATAGACGGAATATTAAAAGCTACTACTTCGTTGGGTTCATCTAATACAGGAGAAGCTATGTATTCATCTGAAACAACGACTGTACAGTTTGCGGTACCTCCTCTCATTTCTGGTCCATAGGAAGGTATCCAAGTCGTGTGTTTTCCATCAATCATTGCTGCTAAAGAAATTATTTGTCCAAAAAGCATAACACCTTGACCACCAAATCCGGCTGCTATTAAGCCATGAAAACTCATTTTGTTCACCTCCATTATTATCGGGCATCTCCAATTTTATCTACATAAACTCCTAAAGGAAATTCCTTAACCATATTTTTTTCTAACCATTCCATAGATTCTATTGGAGTTAATCCCCAATTAGTAGGACAAGTAGACAAAACTTCGACCAATCCAAAACCTATATTATTAATTTGAGCTAAAAATGCTTTTTTTAAGTATTTCTTTGTTTTAATAACATCTTGGGGAGTAGTTACTTTTGTTCTTGCTAAAAATGCCACTCCATTTAACTCTTTTAAAACCTCAGAAACATGTATAGGATAACCTTCAACATTTTCCCTTCTTCCATACGGGGTTGTGGTTGTTTTCATTCCAAGCAAAGAGGTTGGTGCCATTTGTCCACCTGTCATACCATAAATTGCATTATTTATAAATATTGTTGTGATTCTTTCTCCTCTATTAGCCGCATGTATAATTTCTGTTGTACCAATAGCAGCTAAATCTCCATCACCCTGATAAGTAAAAACTATGCTATCAGGATTAGCCCTTTTCATACCGGTAGCTACTGCGGGAGCTCTTCCGTGAGCTGCAACGGTTCCATCCACATCAAAAAACTCGTAAGAAAATACAGCGCATCCAACAGGAGCAACCATTAAAGTTTCTCCTTGTATATTCAGTTCATCTATTACCTCAGCTATTAATCTATGAACGATTCCATGATGACATCCGGGACAATAAGTAAATTCTTTTTCGCTTAAAGCTGTAGGTGTTTTAAATCTTTCAGTATATGCCATTATTTTTCACCTTCTTTGTTATATTTACTATTTAGTTAAACAAGTTCCATTAGTTTAGCCAATACTTCGGCTGGAGTAGGTATTATACCCCCCATTCTTCCATAGAATTCGATGGGTACTTTCCCGTTAACTGCAAGTTTAACATCTTCTATCATTTGACCTGAACTCATTTCTACGGTTAAAAATAAATTTGCAGTTTTACTCCACTTTTCTAACTCAAGATATGGAAATGGCCATAAACTTATTGGCCTAAAAACACCAGCCTTAATACCTTTTTCTCTTGCCATATCTGCAACAGATTTAACAATTCTTCCCATAGTACCGTAGGCTACTAATATTACTCCAGCATCCTCTAATTTATACTCTTCAAATAATTTTTCGTTTTTTTCAGCTTTTTTATATTTTTCCTGATATCTCAAATTCATTTTTTCTAATTTAACTGGATCCAAATCAAAAGATGTAACCCTATGAGCTTCTCTTTTTATTTTGGTTCCTCTCAAAGCCCAGTTTGAATGATCAGGCAAAGTAGTTAAGTTTCTAAAATCCGGAAAAGAAACAGGTTCCATCATTTGGCCAAGTAGACCTATCTGATTAANATCNAAACTGGATTCCTATATTTATCCGCTACATCAAAAGCTCGAATGGTAAGTTCCACAGCTTCTTGTAAGGATTCGGGACTAAAAACAATTAGTTTATAATCACCATGTCCACCACCTTTGGTGGCTTGAAAATAATCCGATTGAGCCGGTTGTATATCTCCTAAACCCGGACCACCTCTAACAACATTCACAAAAACACAAGGGAGCTCTGCGCCAGCAATGTATGACATCCCTTCTTGCATAAGAGAAAACCCAGGCGAAGATGTAGAAGTCATAACCCTTTTTCCCGTGCAGGCTGCACCATAAATCATATTAACAACAGATACTTCACTTTCTGCTTGTAAGAAAGTTCCATTAACTTCTGGTAGTCTTTTTGCCATATATTCAGTTAACTCGCTTTGAGGTGTTATCGGATATCCGAAATATAATCTACAACCTGCTCTTATAGCTGCTTCACCTATAGCTTCTGTACCTTTTACCATAACTTTATCAATTTTTTCCATAATTTATCAACTCCTTGCCTTTTCTAAAGCTTTTACTGTTATACATACATCAGGGCACATTTGATAACAAAAACCACATCCTATACAGTTTTCAATGTTTTTTATGCTAGCCGGATGGTAACCTTTACTATTATATTCTTTAGAAAATTCAAGAACATCTTTTGGACAAGCATTAATACATAAGCCACATCCTTTACATCTTTCTTGGTTAATTTCAAGGGAGAATTTCTTCTCTTTCATGGGATTCCCTCCATTCATTTGTTTAATTTAAAAACCATATTCTCTAAAAAATCGTTTTATAATGAACTTTTTAAATTTTGTAGTCACGTCATTATTAAATTTTTCTGAAACGACAGTAAAAGCTATTGGAATATTTGTTTCAGCTGATACTTCTTCTAATAAATCTTCTCCATGGTTAATTATTTCCTGTGTTGTTTCATCTTGCAAATTAGTATTTGCTACTAAATAATTAACTTTACATCTTGAACTTTGCTCTATCAATCTCAAATTACGAATTATATTTTCTTTTTCTTGCATAAAAGGTCTTTTAGTATTTATAACAAAGTAAGTTACGCTATCAACTGTTTCAATATAATTTTTAAGAGAACCCAAAACTCTTACCCCTTCTTCATTACCTCCTATATCTAAGACCGTCTTAAATTCAGGGTTTGTGATATATCCGCTTATCTGAGCCGAAATAATTGGAACATCAGCATACATATATTTTTCAGGAGGAGTAATAACTTTTATACCTTGTTCTTCCAATATATCTTTTTTATCCCTTACTCTAAAATAAGGACTTATAAAATCTAAATCTGCTATTGCTACAAGATCTTTATGCTCTTTTAATTTTATGGCGGTGTTTAGAGCTAACTCAGTTTTTCCTGAACCAAACATACCTATAAAAATATGAACTTTATATCTATCTAAAATTTTATCTATCATCAAATGTTTCCCCTTTAATTATATGTTTTCACTTCTTCTTCACCTTTGATTATTCTAAGGGCAGCTAATGCTAGAGCTTTTTCTTCATCTCCCCCAGGAAAGACATGTACGGGGGCTATAAATTGAACCTTTTCTATAATCCAAGGCACAAGAAACTCTTTTTCATAAGCTATTCCACCTGTTAAACCAATAGCAT
It contains:
- a CDS encoding 2-oxoacid:acceptor oxidoreductase family protein; protein product: MSFHGLIAAGFGGQGVMLFGQIISLAAMIDGKHTTWIPSYGPEMRGGTANCTVVVSDEYIASPVLDEPNEVVAFNIPSMIKFEKTLKEGGYLLLNSSVIDRKPERKDINIIKVPANEIAEELGNLKVLNMVMLGAYIKATKCVSLQAIEKALEEKLYGKKSKLLEINKKAIKAGMRETVK
- a CDS encoding thiamine pyrophosphate-dependent enzyme encodes the protein MAYTERFKTPTALSEKEFTYCPGCHHGIVHRLIAEVIDELNIQGETLMVAPVGCAVFSYEFFDVDGTVAAHGRAPAVATGMKRANPDSIVFTYQGDGDLAAIGTTEIIHAANRGERITTIFINNAIYGMTGGQMAPTSLLGMKTTTTPYGRRENVEGYPIHVSEVLKELNGVAFLARTKVTTPQDVIKTKKYLKKAFLAQINNIGFGLVEVLSTCPTNWGLTPIESMEWLEKNMVKEFPLGVYVDKIGDAR
- a CDS encoding ferredoxin family protein, whose product is MKEKKFSLEINQERCKGCGLCINACPKDVLEFSKEYNSKGYHPASIKNIENCIGCGFCYQMCPDVCITVKALEKARS
- a CDS encoding cobalamin biosynthesis protein CobQ, yielding MIDKILDRYKVHIFIGMFGSGKTELALNTAIKLKEHKDLVAIADLDFISPYFRVRDKKDILEEQGIKVITPPEKYMYADVPIISAQISGYITNPEFKTVLDIGGNEEGVRVLGSLKNYIETVDSVTYFVINTKRPFMQEKENIIRNLRLIEQSSRCKVNYLVANTNLQDETTQEIINHGEDLLEEVSAETNIPIAFTVVSEKFNNDVTTKFKKFIIKRFFREYGF